aagaagaaacaaTGACAGATCCTGGGTGAAACTGGATGGATCCAGAAGCATATTTGCCGTCAGCTTCCTTAGTGACTGTTAATGGGTATAGAAATGGTGAGTTGGATAGTATTTGTGAAGAGTCGAGTGATGGTATCATCTTGACCCCGGTTATGGAGGAGACCCTTCCGTTCCTGTTGGTGATGCCAGCGATACTTGCCACGCCTATTATTCCATTTGATGGTTGAAGTTCTATGTTATTTTGGTCATctgaaaattaatgtaaaatactaAGTTACAATTCGGAGTGTTCATAAATTAGATTATGTgtgtgtgagagagagagacagttTAATAGTTTAAGTTGAGAGTTTACTAGTGTAATCTTAGAGTGTAACTTGTCAAAATGATCTGAATACAATTTATCCTTCAACAGTTTTCCGAAATCATCAATCACTTACTTGGTTTGCCAGCCAATGCGGTTGCAACgaaaaatatagacaaaacACCCGGAAATGTCCTCATGGTGCAAGTTCTAACTCTTAATGCAGCCTCATCATTATCTTTTCACTTTATATCGGCGCAGAACGGTTCTCCATATTAAAATCGGCTCCAGATCAAAAGGCATGAAGCCTTATGACTATAATTCTGCTATCATTACCATTTTAACACCTgggaattaatataaatatttatgcgcAGAGCCGAAATCACTGTGTTGATGTCACAAAATAATCATTGTGCAGAAGAATAGCGTTATTGCTCATACAggaaatatatctataatccTATTTGTGGATTTAAACGAAGGAGGTAAACTTTTTCTTAGTTGcaatatctatctatttttttagtgtacacatttatacaaatactgtaggtacctacttcttatataaagtatttttttatttctcagtGATCCTTCTTCAGTGTTTTTTTCAAGTCGTATACTTCAGTAACTGTCATTTCATGACTAATGCAATATGTTTAACTCATACTCGGTGTacctactaaatccatggtttaaCTTGtgagctatatatatatattataatcagcactcggatcacaatcataacctgttttgatatacctgttgactatgtacattatgtacttttatatattattagaaacaaaaaaaaacatttgtaagaaacaataatggtaagccaatctggcatgatagggaccaacactgttcaaatgagtttctttcggcatttcttctcagcagtggtcgttccgaaacgcCAGTAgattgtagcttgtgagaaataactataaatattgacgagaaaaagtgcctgtgaaggtctaatttctgaataaatgatttgaatttgaatttgagctAAACAGTCAGCTAGTAGTGTGCGGGTtgccttatttttttttctttcttttgtttacAAGAATTAACAGATACATTATAGTCTGTATCTTGTATCTGTCACttctttaatttgtgttaATTTGGCCAAACTGCCAATTGTGTCGACTGCCAATTATTGTCTTTTTGCTCGCTATTGATGTTTGCAACTCAATATGATAACTGTACCTTGATTGTTTGTCCGTAAtctcaatattaattaagtgtTGATGTCTGTATTTTGCGATTTGATTATGTTAGCCAGTGGTATAGACATATGTGTAGATAGAGGTACCCACAGGAAGAAATAACAATTTCTCACAAAATCAAAACCATCCCAATTCTATCAGACACtaaaatctaatatattttaatatttttttttatattaatttactttatcgGAGTGTTTATACGTTCTAAgattaataatatctacttcGCCTTTAAATCATCATACATAAATCAGTTACAGTCTAGATTCTTGTACAAATACCATATAGTTTACTACTTTCTacgaaatcaataaaatcttagtgttaattattattgctatGAGAGTTCAAAGGTGATGCAGCTGTTAAGTGGGAGGCTGTAAATCATAAATCTCATCCGCGTCTAAATATCCAGTTCCTAATTTTTATCacagaaatatacaaatatatacacttttcaatacattatttaacttCAAAACCTTTAGTGTATAGATGCTCATAGAACAAAGAgcatactatattataaatgttggCAAGTCTGTACAGCTCTGGAccaccgattttgatgaaatttgaaaattagttCAATCacgttttcaataaaatcttttttcgaATGGGgaaaaagttgtatttaaatgaagtaattttatttgaagttgATTCGCAGTAGTTACACAACACagataagtattaaaaaatatttccaagaaACTACCTACAAGGGTGTGTTTCAGTGTGTTTGtactactttttcttctccacctCGTGTGGTTTTCGATATTCTTAGTAGACGTAATAattgcatacatataatttatagtatgAGGTCTATACTGGCCGaattagcattttttttatattttttttatatatttataatacttttaaaaaaggaacgaaattaacatacaaataaaaaagcatgttagcataagaaataatatagtatcctTTCAATATTAAAGAGTAATAAAGTCaaccgtaataaaatatagcttttgAATGTGAATAATGTGAAAGATTTTAactcagtttttatttatttctctgtCAAATAAAGCATAATGATTAAACGTATAACAGTATCTTGGAGACCATATAAGTAGTCTATGGTGGCTTTTGCGAACAGTAGAGATTGTCCACCCGAGCTAAgtgcaaattaattaatagctATAAGATAGCTACACGAACTAACTCACGTTTAGGTTCAACGATCGCTGAATTTCGTTGATCACCAAAATTATTGCCTGATTATACCAGCTCTATATATACTGGAGATTTGGACTACGCCGTTTCATTTTTGTCAGTTTTGTGTCTTATATCTTAGTGATACTTTCCAAATGAGTTCGATAGTATTAACCGTGTTTTTGGCCATGTTTTACACTATCCAGGCTATTCCTGTTGTTTTAAAAGGTATGTCtttgcttttattaaaataaataaattttaccattccttttatttatatgcgatttgaaaaaagacacatttgacttatttttttttattgtttcaggTTCATCGCCCTCTGGCAATGCGGTGGTTTCTATATCGTCCAATGACCCTGTTGTAGTGCGATACTTCACTAGTAATTTCCCTGCTAAGTCCGTCAAACAAGAGACAGTGATTACTCGAAGTCCAGGCGGAATCGAGTCGAGAAGCTTCAGCATCTCTGCACCAGGTCAGGCCGCCGCCGGTTCCGGACGCAATTTCGTGTCCGCATCAGCGTTAACAGCCCCAGGTCAAACTGCCGCCAGTTCTGGACGCAGCTTCGTCTCCACATCGTCATTATCTGCGCCAAGTCGGGCCACTACTTCTGGTCGCAGTTTCGTCTCCACATCAGCGTTATCTGCACCAAGTCAATCCGCCGCTGGTTCTGGACGCAGCTTCGTCTCCACATCGTCATTATCTGTGCCAAGTCGGGCCACTACTTCTGGACGCAAGTTCGTCTCCACATCAGCAGTATCAGCTCCAGGTCAGGCCGCCTCCAGTTCTGGACGCAGTTTCGTTTCAACGTCAGCTTTCAACCCATTTTTGACCCCTTTATTCTTCAATCCCATAAACTTTGAAGGACTCGGTTTCGGAAATTTTGAACCAATGAATCTATTTAAAGGTTTCGAAAGTTTCCCTGATGCCAGATTCTCTGGACCGGGGACAATCAGCGCTGTGTCAGCTGTCAACGACAACGGCCGTGTCTATGGCAATGTTAAAACTATCAAGTATAATAGTAGACCTAAgactaattaaaatgtaatgtggTTAATTGATACAgggtaataaataagtatgtaagtttcattatgatttttattttaattaatatttgaaatttctaacgattattattaataatataatttaatatatcaaaatatattcaatatcttaataattataatttaaatatttgacataaaactaatacccctataataaaaaaacagaaatctatcaataaaattaataaagcacgcatatatatgattagtttttataacataatggCCCTTCTCTCATTGCAGCGCCCGTCAGGGCCCTTAATTGGTTCTAATTCTATGAAAACACCTGTATTACATTAAGGacgcaataaatgatttgatttgatttgatttgattacatTTGTTTAGTGAGTAAATATAAGAga
This DNA window, taken from Plodia interpunctella isolate USDA-ARS_2022_Savannah chromosome 2, ilPloInte3.2, whole genome shotgun sequence, encodes the following:
- the LOC128676664 gene encoding protein SPT2 homolog, producing the protein MSSIVLTVFLAMFYTIQAIPVVLKGSSPSGNAVVSISSNDPVVVRYFTSNFPAKSVKQETVITRSPGGIESRSFSISAPGQAAAGSGRNFVSASALTAPGQTAASSGRSFVSTSSLSAPSRATTSGRSFVSTSALSAPSQSAAGSGRSFVSTSSLSVPSRATTSGRKFVSTSAVSAPGQAASSSGRSFVSTSAFNPFLTPLFFNPINFEGLGFGNFEPMNLFKGFESFPDARFSGPGTISAVSAVNDNGRVYGNVKTIKYNSRPKTN